A region from the Geobacter benzoatilyticus genome encodes:
- a CDS encoding efflux RND transporter permease subunit: protein MSRFFINRPIFAWVIAIMVMLAGLLAIKTLPVSQYPPIAPPQITINAMYPGASAQTVQDTVTQVIEQKLNGIDNLIYMSSSSDSAGAVAINLNFKAGTDPNIAQVQVQNKLQLATPLLPQIVQKQGIQVVKSTRNFLIIVGVVSEDGSMDRPALTDYLVSNIQDIVSRLEGVGELTVFGSQNAMRIWVNPAKLNNFHLTTNDVIAAVQAQNAQVSAGQFGGNPAPPGQQLNATITARTLLQTTDQFDAIILRTNPDGSTVKLGDVAECKIGTENYDIEGRYKGKPMGGMAIRLASGANALDTADRVKAKMAELSRYFPAGMKVVYPYDTTPFVKISIEEVVQTLIEAVFLVFVIMFLFLQNIRATLIPTIAVPVVLLGTMGTLSAAGFSINTLTMFALVIVIGLLVDDAIVVVENVERIMTEEGLSPRDATIKSMGQITSALWGIATVLSAVFLPMAFFGGSTGVIYRQFSITIISAMILSVLTAQILTPALCSTLLKPVEKGHHAGESGWFARFFRYFNRGFEFCRGKYEGIVGRSFGKPVRYLVVYGAIVAAMAFFFLHLPTAFLPDEDQGFIVCQIQLPAGATQERTIKVIEQLEHHFLENEKKAVETIITVAGFSFAGRGQNMGLAFVRLKDWKLRQTPDLKADAVAKRAMGAFSHIKDGMAFAFSPPAVVELGQANGFDFQLQDRGGLGHEKLMEARNQMLGMAMKNPKLMAVRPNGQDDSPQFKLDIDDVRAGALGISQASINDVLSTAWGSLYVNDFIQNGRVKKVYLQSEPKSRMLPEDINTWYVSNRNGEMVPFSAFATAHWQYGSPRLERYNGIPSAEIMGQAAPGVSTGEAMAEMEKMAAQLPPGIGYEWTGLSYEEKQAGKQAPALYAISLLVVFLSVAALYESWTIPFVNLLMLPLGLVGAVTAVKLRMLPNDVYLQIGLLTTVGLSTKNAILIIQFIKDQMHQGHELVDATLAAVKIRLRPVIMTSLAFFFGTLPLALTKGAGAAAQNAIGTAVTGGLLSATFIDLIFIPFFFVMVSKLFARKKQTAQSDAAPTSEVN, encoded by the coding sequence ATGTCCCGCTTTTTCATAAACAGACCCATTTTTGCCTGGGTAATCGCCATCATGGTCATGCTGGCCGGCCTTCTGGCGATCAAGACCCTGCCGGTCTCCCAGTATCCGCCGATAGCACCGCCCCAGATCACCATCAATGCCATGTATCCCGGGGCTTCTGCCCAGACCGTGCAGGATACGGTCACCCAGGTGATCGAGCAGAAGCTGAACGGCATCGACAACCTGATCTACATGTCATCCAGCAGCGATTCGGCCGGGGCCGTTGCCATCAACTTGAACTTCAAGGCCGGCACCGACCCGAACATCGCCCAGGTGCAGGTGCAGAACAAGCTGCAGCTGGCAACCCCTCTTCTGCCACAGATCGTCCAGAAACAGGGAATTCAGGTGGTCAAGTCCACCAGGAACTTCCTGATAATCGTCGGCGTCGTGTCGGAAGACGGTTCCATGGACCGTCCGGCACTGACCGACTATCTGGTGTCCAACATCCAGGACATCGTCAGCCGGTTGGAGGGGGTGGGCGAGTTAACGGTCTTCGGCTCCCAGAACGCCATGAGGATCTGGGTGAACCCCGCCAAGCTGAACAACTTCCATCTTACCACCAACGACGTCATCGCAGCGGTACAGGCGCAGAACGCCCAGGTCTCCGCCGGCCAGTTCGGCGGTAACCCGGCGCCGCCGGGACAGCAGCTGAACGCCACCATTACCGCTCGTACCCTCCTCCAGACAACGGATCAGTTTGATGCCATCATCCTGCGCACCAACCCCGACGGTTCGACAGTTAAATTAGGGGATGTGGCCGAATGCAAAATCGGCACCGAGAACTATGACATCGAGGGGCGCTACAAGGGAAAACCGATGGGAGGGATGGCCATCCGTCTGGCATCCGGCGCCAATGCCCTTGACACGGCCGATCGGGTCAAGGCCAAGATGGCGGAGCTGTCCAGATACTTCCCCGCCGGTATGAAGGTGGTCTATCCCTATGACACCACTCCCTTCGTCAAGATATCCATAGAAGAGGTGGTCCAGACTCTCATTGAGGCAGTTTTCCTCGTCTTCGTCATTATGTTCCTCTTCCTGCAGAACATCCGGGCGACCCTGATCCCCACCATCGCCGTGCCGGTTGTTCTCCTGGGGACTATGGGGACGCTCTCTGCGGCCGGGTTTTCCATCAACACCCTGACCATGTTCGCCCTGGTAATCGTCATCGGTCTACTGGTTGACGACGCCATTGTCGTTGTCGAGAACGTGGAACGGATCATGACCGAGGAGGGGCTCTCCCCCCGTGATGCCACCATAAAGTCAATGGGACAGATCACCAGCGCCCTCTGGGGTATCGCCACCGTCCTTTCGGCGGTCTTCCTCCCCATGGCCTTCTTTGGCGGCTCCACCGGCGTCATCTACCGCCAGTTCTCCATCACCATCATCTCCGCCATGATCCTTTCCGTGCTTACGGCCCAGATACTGACGCCGGCCCTCTGTTCCACCCTGCTCAAGCCGGTCGAAAAAGGGCACCATGCCGGGGAATCGGGCTGGTTTGCCAGGTTCTTCCGCTATTTCAACAGAGGATTCGAGTTCTGCCGCGGCAAATATGAGGGGATCGTCGGCCGCTCGTTCGGCAAGCCGGTGCGCTACCTGGTGGTCTATGGCGCCATCGTCGCCGCCATGGCCTTCTTCTTCCTGCATCTTCCGACAGCATTCCTCCCCGACGAGGACCAGGGGTTCATCGTCTGCCAGATCCAGCTCCCTGCCGGCGCCACCCAAGAGCGGACCATCAAGGTGATCGAACAACTGGAGCATCATTTCCTCGAAAACGAGAAGAAGGCGGTGGAGACGATCATCACCGTCGCCGGCTTCAGTTTTGCCGGCCGTGGCCAGAACATGGGACTGGCCTTTGTCCGGCTCAAGGACTGGAAGCTGCGGCAGACCCCGGATCTGAAGGCGGATGCCGTGGCGAAGCGGGCCATGGGGGCCTTCTCTCATATCAAAGACGGCATGGCGTTCGCCTTTTCCCCTCCGGCGGTGGTGGAGTTGGGGCAGGCCAACGGCTTCGACTTCCAACTTCAGGACCGTGGCGGACTGGGGCATGAAAAGTTGATGGAGGCGCGCAACCAGATGCTGGGAATGGCCATGAAAAATCCCAAGCTGATGGCGGTGCGCCCCAACGGACAGGATGACTCTCCGCAATTCAAGCTGGATATCGACGACGTGCGGGCCGGCGCCCTCGGGATATCCCAAGCGAGTATCAACGACGTTCTCTCCACCGCATGGGGAAGTCTGTACGTCAATGACTTCATCCAGAACGGCCGGGTGAAGAAGGTCTATCTCCAGTCTGAACCAAAGTCCAGGATGCTGCCGGAGGATATCAACACCTGGTACGTCAGCAACAGGAACGGCGAGATGGTGCCCTTCTCGGCGTTCGCCACCGCTCACTGGCAGTACGGCTCGCCCCGCCTGGAACGTTACAACGGCATCCCGTCCGCGGAGATCATGGGACAGGCGGCGCCGGGCGTAAGTACCGGCGAGGCTATGGCCGAGATGGAGAAGATGGCGGCCCAGCTGCCACCCGGGATCGGCTACGAATGGACCGGACTTTCCTATGAGGAAAAACAGGCCGGAAAGCAGGCACCGGCCCTCTACGCCATTTCACTCCTGGTGGTATTCCTCTCGGTGGCCGCCCTCTACGAGAGCTGGACCATTCCCTTCGTCAACCTGTTGATGCTCCCTCTCGGTCTGGTGGGGGCAGTGACGGCAGTGAAGCTGCGCATGCTTCCCAACGACGTCTATCTCCAGATAGGTCTCCTCACAACCGTGGGACTTTCCACCAAGAACGCCATCCTGATTATCCAGTTCATCAAGGATCAGATGCATCAGGGGCACGAACTGGTGGATGCCACTCTGGCAGCGGTGAAGATCCGGCTTCGTCCGGTCATTATGACCTCGCTGGCTTTCTTCTTCGGAACCCTGCCGCTGGCCCTCACCAAAGGGGCCGGAGCGGCCGCCCAGAACGCCATCGGCACTGCCGTCACCGGAGGTCTGTTGTCGGCCACCTTCATCGACCTGATCTTCATTCCGTTCTTCTTCGTGATGGTGTCGAAACTGTTCGCCAGGAAAAAGCAGACCGCGCAGTCGGACGCTGCACCGACTTCGGAGGTGAATTGA
- a CDS encoding efflux RND transporter periplasmic adaptor subunit has translation MQFTNRARLITVTGLLLAGMVVAGCGKKKDAGAPPQGPPEVAVVTIQPQRVALTTELPGRTSSYLIAEVRPQVGGIIQKRLFTEGTDVKAGQVLYQIDPSTYQAAYASAKAALVRAEANLIPARLREERFRDLVKVKAVSQQDYDDAHAALKQAEADVASAKAAVETARINLAYTRVTAPISGRIGRSTVTDGALATANQAQALATIQQISSMYVDVTQSSSELLNLKRNLASGLLKNGAAAQAKVNLLLEDGTPYVLPGTLKFSEVTVDQSTGSITLRAVFPNPQQTLLPGMFVRAIVKEGVSEQAILVPQRGVSRNPNGEATALVVGAGDKVEQRVIKVVRTVGNNWLVNDGLKAGDRVIVEGIQRAKPGTQVKAVAFEAKSEAAPAVAAGGNKK, from the coding sequence ATGCAATTCACCAACAGAGCACGACTGATTACTGTAACTGGATTACTGCTTGCCGGCATGGTGGTGGCCGGTTGCGGAAAGAAAAAAGACGCCGGCGCGCCTCCGCAGGGTCCTCCCGAAGTGGCGGTGGTTACGATCCAACCCCAGCGCGTGGCATTGACTACGGAGTTGCCGGGCCGGACGTCGTCCTATCTCATTGCCGAGGTGAGGCCCCAGGTTGGCGGGATTATCCAGAAGCGCCTCTTTACCGAGGGGACCGATGTGAAGGCGGGGCAGGTGCTGTACCAGATCGATCCCTCAACTTACCAGGCGGCATATGCCAGCGCCAAGGCGGCCCTGGTGAGGGCGGAAGCCAATCTCATCCCGGCACGGCTCAGGGAGGAGCGTTTCCGCGATCTTGTTAAAGTCAAGGCCGTGAGCCAGCAGGATTATGACGATGCCCATGCCGCCCTCAAACAGGCAGAGGCCGATGTGGCCAGCGCCAAGGCGGCGGTGGAGACGGCCCGCATAAATCTCGCCTACACCAGGGTGACGGCTCCCATTTCCGGCCGGATCGGCCGCTCGACCGTCACCGACGGCGCCTTGGCTACCGCAAACCAGGCCCAGGCCCTGGCGACGATTCAGCAGATCAGCTCCATGTATGTGGATGTGACCCAGTCCAGTTCCGAACTGCTGAACCTGAAGCGCAACCTGGCCAGCGGGCTGCTGAAAAACGGCGCTGCGGCCCAGGCAAAGGTCAACCTGCTGCTGGAAGACGGAACCCCGTATGTATTGCCGGGGACCCTGAAGTTCTCGGAGGTTACCGTTGACCAGAGTACCGGATCGATTACCCTGCGGGCGGTATTCCCTAACCCGCAACAGACTCTTCTTCCCGGCATGTTCGTGCGCGCCATCGTGAAGGAGGGGGTTAGCGAGCAGGCGATCCTGGTGCCCCAGCGGGGTGTAAGCCGGAATCCGAATGGGGAAGCCACCGCCCTGGTGGTGGGTGCGGGCGACAAGGTCGAACAGCGGGTTATCAAAGTTGTCCGGACGGTTGGGAATAACTGGCTGGTGAACGACGGGCTCAAGGCCGGCGACCGCGTCATCGTCGAAGGAATCCAGAGGGCCAAGCCGGGTACGCAGGTCAAGGCGGTGGCGTTCGAGGCGAAGTCTGAAGCGGCGCCTGCCGTGGCTGCCGGTGGAAATAAAAAATAA
- a CDS encoding TetR/AcrR family transcriptional regulator, whose translation MLKPDKRDEILRAAIKLIAEYGFHGAPMAMIAVRAGVGAGTIYRYFENKDVLINELYRELEDKIRKYILSGYSTERPIRERFVHLNTKLFRFFIEFPLHFRYLEQFHNSPYGAAYRRDKILGESDEKDVFMRLFEDGLAQQVMKDLPILILFCLSFGPLITSMRDHILGFISLDDIMIERITEACWDGVKR comes from the coding sequence ATGCTGAAGCCAGACAAGCGTGATGAAATCCTGAGAGCAGCCATCAAGCTGATTGCCGAGTACGGCTTTCACGGCGCTCCCATGGCAATGATTGCCGTCCGTGCAGGGGTGGGCGCCGGGACCATCTACCGTTATTTCGAAAACAAGGATGTGCTCATCAATGAGCTGTATCGGGAACTGGAAGATAAAATAAGAAAGTATATCCTGTCTGGATATTCGACGGAAAGGCCAATCCGTGAGCGTTTCGTGCACCTGAATACGAAGCTGTTCCGCTTCTTTATCGAGTTTCCCCTCCATTTCCGCTATTTGGAACAGTTTCACAATTCACCATACGGGGCGGCTTACCGCAGGGACAAGATACTCGGTGAATCCGACGAGAAGGACGTGTTTATGAGGCTCTTCGAGGATGGGTTGGCGCAACAGGTCATGAAAGATCTTCCTATACTCATACTGTTTTGCCTCTCCTTCGGCCCCCTTATCACTTCGATGAGGGATCACATCCTCGGTTTCATAAGCCTTGATGACATCATGATCGAGCGCATTACCGAAGCCTGCTGGGACGGAGTGAAGCGGTAG
- a CDS encoding epoxyqueuosine reductase, with translation MEQRIQEEIRRFVAESPANRFHDDDGPYFDEPLVGFAAADDPLFCQYKRIIGDFHLTPGELLEGAATVIVWVLPVAEATRMSNRLESDLPSRKWALTRSHGETLNGLLRRHLTAYLEGLGRRAVAPQYSPLWLELPETPAGIASTWSERHAAYAAGLGTFSLSDGLITERGVAHRVGSVITDLMFSPTPRTFASHRHNCLRYREGTCGLCIGRCPVGAITFAGHDKALCREFVYGTAPRRVAERYGVPHTGCGLCQTRVPCEATVPRGKKSMV, from the coding sequence ATGGAGCAGCGCATTCAGGAAGAAATCAGACGTTTTGTGGCGGAGAGCCCCGCGAACCGTTTCCACGACGATGACGGCCCCTACTTCGATGAGCCCCTCGTGGGGTTCGCCGCGGCCGATGACCCGCTTTTTTGCCAATACAAGCGGATCATCGGCGATTTTCATCTGACGCCGGGCGAGCTCCTGGAAGGGGCGGCAACGGTCATCGTATGGGTGTTGCCGGTTGCGGAGGCCACGCGGATGAGCAATCGGCTGGAAAGCGACCTGCCTTCCCGCAAATGGGCGCTCACCCGCAGCCACGGCGAGACCCTGAACGGCCTGCTCCGGAGGCACCTGACGGCGTATCTCGAAGGGCTCGGCCGCCGGGCCGTGGCGCCCCAGTATTCCCCCCTCTGGCTGGAGTTGCCCGAAACCCCTGCCGGCATTGCCTCCACCTGGTCCGAGCGCCATGCGGCCTATGCCGCCGGGCTCGGCACCTTCAGCCTCTCCGACGGCCTGATTACGGAGCGGGGTGTCGCGCATCGGGTCGGGAGCGTCATCACCGACCTGATGTTTTCTCCCACCCCCCGTACGTTTGCAAGTCATCGCCACAACTGTCTCCGGTACCGGGAGGGGACCTGCGGCCTCTGCATCGGCCGCTGTCCCGTGGGGGCCATCACCTTTGCGGGGCACGACAAGGCGCTCTGCCGTGAATTTGTCTACGGGACGGCTCCCCGCCGGGTAGCGGAGCGCTATGGCGTCCCCCATACCGGTTGCGGCCTCTGCCAGACCCGTGTCCCGTGCGAAGCAACCGTGCCCCGCGGGAAAAAATCAATGGTATAA
- a CDS encoding outer membrane protein: MKRILIALAAISIWGIPAISSATPPRPGGYLAGFLGVNFPRDADVSTYDYAFDESYDDDVEFDPGIAVGGAVGYDYGFLRLEGEISYRHAEISSVTDAPTGASYRGVDGDFGTLAFMANAFFDLHNNSPITPYWGGGVGFAVLSASDVTSADGLLYEEGEDTVFAYQAGAGVEIALNPFLSLDLGYRYFGTAKGTIDDDSDLSTKFKMESHNALMGVRFKF, encoded by the coding sequence ATGAAAAGAATTCTTATTGCCCTTGCTGCCATCTCCATTTGGGGAATTCCGGCCATAAGCTCGGCGACCCCGCCCCGGCCCGGGGGATACCTTGCCGGTTTTCTGGGGGTGAACTTTCCCCGGGATGCCGATGTTTCCACCTATGATTATGCTTTTGATGAGAGCTATGATGACGATGTCGAGTTCGATCCCGGCATCGCGGTGGGGGGTGCCGTGGGGTATGATTACGGATTCCTCCGCCTGGAGGGGGAGATTTCCTATCGGCATGCGGAAATTTCCTCTGTCACCGATGCCCCGACCGGGGCGTCTTACCGCGGTGTGGATGGTGATTTCGGAACGCTGGCGTTCATGGCCAACGCCTTCTTTGATCTGCACAACAATTCCCCTATTACGCCCTACTGGGGGGGCGGCGTTGGCTTTGCCGTCCTGAGTGCCAGTGATGTCACAAGTGCCGATGGCCTGCTCTACGAAGAGGGTGAGGATACCGTATTCGCCTACCAGGCGGGCGCCGGGGTGGAGATTGCCCTCAACCCGTTTCTCTCCCTCGACCTGGGGTATCGCTACTTCGGTACGGCAAAAGGGACCATTGACGATGACTCGGACCTCTCGACAAAGTTCAAGATGGAGAGCCATAACGCTCTGATGGGGGTCAGGTTCAAGTTCTAG
- a CDS encoding methyl-accepting chemotaxis protein, translating into MSFLLNLYLHLKIRTRIILLCVCYSACIVLAVVAGRSLSTAQAVTSTAIFVLLGIIFSALLFKTVNDALDRILGYLAHLTSGDLTQTIAPKRNNEISSIIRSIGTLQTTIREIVSQISHTSEEVAMASRQLQANADQIAAGTDNVATQTNTVAVASEEMAATSAEIANNCMTAAENSSRASDAAQTGAEVVRQATECMGRITTRVKDAAKTVEGLGARSDQIGQIIGTIQDIADQTNLLALNAAIEAARAGEQGRGFAVVADEVRALAERTTRATREIAEMIKTIQHETLGAVAAMDEGVAEVEKGTEYSDKSGNSLEQILQQINDVTMQLNQIATAAEQQTATTGEISSNIQQVTVVVQQTAQGAAETAQAAGTLSSQSDELQRLVRQFKL; encoded by the coding sequence ATGAGTTTCCTACTCAACTTATACCTTCACCTGAAAATTCGCACTCGGATCATTCTCCTCTGCGTGTGCTACAGCGCCTGCATTGTCCTTGCAGTAGTAGCGGGGCGGTCGTTGTCGACCGCCCAGGCCGTAACGTCCACGGCCATTTTCGTGCTGCTCGGAATTATCTTCAGCGCACTGCTCTTCAAGACGGTCAACGATGCCCTCGACCGGATTCTAGGTTACCTGGCGCACTTGACCAGCGGCGACCTGACGCAAACAATCGCGCCCAAGCGCAACAACGAGATAAGCAGCATAATCCGCTCCATCGGCACACTTCAGACGACCATCCGTGAAATCGTCTCCCAGATCTCCCACACATCGGAAGAGGTTGCCATGGCGTCGCGGCAACTTCAGGCCAACGCCGACCAGATCGCCGCAGGCACGGACAATGTTGCGACCCAGACCAACACGGTTGCCGTGGCCAGTGAAGAGATGGCCGCCACTTCGGCCGAAATAGCCAACAACTGCATGACCGCCGCGGAGAACTCTTCCAGAGCCAGCGACGCCGCACAGACAGGCGCGGAAGTTGTCCGCCAGGCCACCGAGTGCATGGGGCGCATCACGACCAGGGTGAAGGATGCGGCAAAAACCGTTGAGGGATTGGGCGCCCGGTCCGACCAGATCGGGCAGATCATCGGGACAATTCAGGATATCGCCGACCAGACCAACCTTCTGGCGCTGAATGCCGCCATCGAAGCCGCCAGGGCGGGAGAACAGGGGCGCGGCTTCGCCGTCGTGGCGGACGAAGTGCGGGCCCTCGCAGAGCGCACAACCCGCGCCACCCGCGAGATTGCCGAAATGATCAAGACCATCCAGCATGAAACCCTGGGGGCAGTCGCAGCAATGGATGAAGGTGTGGCCGAAGTGGAGAAGGGAACTGAATATTCCGACAAATCCGGCAATTCCCTGGAGCAGATACTCCAACAGATTAACGACGTAACCATGCAGCTCAACCAGATAGCCACCGCCGCCGAACAGCAGACCGCCACTACCGGCGAAATATCCTCCAACATCCAGCAGGTTACCGTGGTTGTCCAGCAGACCGCACAGGGCGCTGCGGAAACAGCCCAGGCGGCCGGCACGCTTTCAAGCCAGTCGGATGAACTTCAGCGACTGGTCAGACAGTTCAAGCTGTAA
- a CDS encoding cytochrome c3 family protein — protein sequence MPFMLTGAALAADTCTGCHGDGAEMLRLGFPHLTVTAEEVSRQAGMAAGCADCHLGDPAKQDREAAHRGMGRLQLVRKKGLLAESAQRGAPLELTGNPMTRIQHQVIRDGEVVIDPNVTLVLYQDKRKDNLSQDFAIMEKTCGACHAREFSEFTHSNMGRNAKQSSYKSWIDPQRGPHNCGAWFDGNYERIAANTSVPFSREQNALNQRSCNTCHVGCLDCHYDPQPKDPANPKMGMHTFNRVPKPESCYGGGRGQICHAGPEERRRGAGYFGGSYANPEGMEPDIHQVKKVGCLDCHENSGSRSGLGHGMVKRQGRCDKCHERQVAGHKLSLHKSLSCEACHIRNISGYQGTFWGPGKLAGSDTPYFKYKEYYGIMKEPILIRDQKGRWIPVKPFPMAVLNQKKSALKPGLHWRWPKNLPDFQRTDDAYGYVGLFGGLPGNNRALLWIQMDKVSHKYGKSRPCASCHELPGGEQRQHVEWDFTDAGALPFSGSHTVFAGKKGLSIREMKSEQIEVLDGYRLSSLAPWVYLKDRWRIGGDFSLPALRDRKLYNLTSEDAARARQEKVVH from the coding sequence ATGCCTTTCATGCTGACCGGCGCGGCTCTGGCTGCCGACACATGCACCGGCTGCCACGGGGACGGAGCGGAAATGCTCCGTCTCGGTTTCCCCCACCTGACCGTGACCGCGGAGGAGGTGTCCCGGCAAGCGGGTATGGCTGCCGGCTGTGCCGACTGCCACTTGGGTGATCCGGCAAAGCAGGACCGCGAGGCGGCACACCGGGGCATGGGGCGGCTGCAACTGGTGCGCAAGAAGGGGCTGCTGGCCGAATCCGCGCAGCGCGGGGCTCCCCTGGAACTGACCGGCAATCCCATGACCCGCATCCAGCATCAAGTCATCAGGGACGGTGAGGTGGTCATCGACCCGAATGTCACCCTGGTCCTCTACCAGGATAAGCGTAAAGATAATCTTTCCCAGGATTTCGCCATAATGGAGAAGACCTGCGGCGCCTGTCATGCCAGGGAGTTCTCCGAGTTCACCCATAGCAATATGGGCCGCAATGCCAAACAAAGCAGTTACAAAAGCTGGATCGACCCGCAGCGCGGCCCCCATAACTGCGGCGCATGGTTCGACGGCAATTACGAACGGATTGCGGCGAACACGTCCGTCCCCTTCTCGCGGGAGCAAAACGCGCTGAACCAGCGCAGTTGCAATACCTGCCACGTGGGGTGCCTCGATTGCCACTACGATCCGCAGCCGAAGGACCCGGCCAACCCGAAGATGGGGATGCATACCTTTAACCGGGTGCCGAAGCCGGAAAGCTGCTACGGGGGCGGCCGCGGCCAGATCTGCCATGCCGGCCCGGAGGAGCGGCGCCGGGGGGCGGGCTATTTCGGCGGCAGCTATGCCAACCCCGAAGGGATGGAGCCGGACATCCATCAGGTGAAGAAGGTCGGCTGCCTCGATTGTCACGAGAACAGCGGGTCCAGGAGCGGACTGGGCCATGGAATGGTCAAGCGGCAGGGGCGTTGCGACAAATGCCACGAGCGGCAGGTCGCCGGCCATAAACTATCGCTGCACAAGTCGCTTTCCTGCGAGGCATGCCACATCCGGAACATTTCCGGCTACCAGGGAACCTTCTGGGGGCCGGGGAAGCTGGCCGGTTCGGACACCCCGTATTTCAAGTACAAGGAATATTATGGAATCATGAAGGAGCCCATTCTGATACGCGATCAGAAAGGGCGCTGGATACCGGTGAAGCCGTTTCCGATGGCGGTCCTGAATCAGAAGAAGTCGGCGTTGAAACCGGGCCTGCACTGGCGCTGGCCCAAGAATTTGCCCGACTTCCAGCGCACCGACGATGCTTACGGGTATGTGGGGTTGTTCGGCGGGTTGCCCGGGAACAATCGGGCGCTGTTATGGATCCAGATGGACAAGGTTTCCCACAAATACGGGAAAAGCCGCCCCTGCGCCTCCTGTCACGAGTTGCCCGGCGGCGAGCAGCGCCAGCATGTGGAATGGGACTTCACCGACGCCGGAGCGTTGCCGTTCAGCGGCAGTCACACGGTGTTTGCGGGGAAAAAAGGTCTCTCCATCAGGGAGATGAAGTCGGAACAGATTGAAGTTCTAGATGGCTACCGGCTGTCAAGCCTTGCCCCCTGGGTCTATCTGAAGGACCGCTGGCGGATCGGGGGCGATTTCTCCCTGCCGGCGCTCAGGGACCGGAAGCTCTACAACCTGACCAGTGAGGATGCCGCCAGGGCGCGCCAGGAGAAGGTGGTGCATTGA